A genomic segment from Nematostella vectensis chromosome 6, jaNemVect1.1, whole genome shotgun sequence encodes:
- the LOC5508591 gene encoding voltage-dependent L-type calcium channel subunit beta-1 isoform X1, whose translation MSVRRKKSTIGSFRRKNSKSPNYLNFPDENGLFGDERRRRVSSISSSSEFSIPPYEVVPATRPIIVLGPSLRGYEVTDLMHKALYNYLKKRFAGKINIYKTHADIGLSKRSSKSNPNEKERFNLVKSGGQRVTAEVQREVERIYELTKSLNLVVIDSEAINHPSQLTDCSLAPVVVYIKMPPDILQKLIKLRGRNRKNMGVQVVGTQKLTQCNDEMFDLILDEAIFEDACAHLGEFLDQYWRDLHPDDPEELRKMIINGADFPDRPNPLISSMSGRHKSAYDRRQSVAPPRAPDPERVLALQPATAARQSVSSNESGPANKNSIRRQRQGEKEVHGMARVSEARGLMPGNQYAGGEIPPEYQGYEDEAQYGYDQSYCAEQGYEQGFDYAAENPYGSPMALQDYSSTGQYDPNQYGAEIYEGQYQEGGDYQYNAELGYQQDYSPEYDSQQYGQEPQYGYQADSSGPLQGGLPYHAQGYGSYDERYPVADGGYY comes from the exons AGCTCTATCAGCTCTTCGAGTGAATTCTCCATACCTCCCTATGAAGTTGTCCCTGCCACGAGGCCAATTATCGTCCTAGGGCCATCCCTCCGTGGCTATGAG GTAACGGATCTAATGCACAAGGCCCTCTACAATTACCTCAAAAAAAGATTCGCGGGAAA AATCAATATCTACAAGACCCATGCAGACATCGGTCTATCGAAAAGGTCCTCAAAGTCAAATCCGAATGAGAAAGAGCGGTTTAACCTGGTAAAGAGTGGAGGCCAGCGGGTGACAG CTGAAGTCCAGAGGGAAGTAGAGAGGATCTATGAGCTGACCAAGAGCCTTAATCTGGTGGTGATTGACAGTGAAGCCATCAACCATCCGTCCCAGCTGACCGACTGCTCGCTGGCTCCCGTTGTAGTGTACATCAAGATGCCCCCAGACATCCTACAGAAATTGATCAAACTGAGGGGACGCAACCGCAAAAACATGGGCGTCCAGGTGGTCGGCACGCAAAAGCTCACGCAGTGCAACGAC GAGATGTTTGACCTGATTCTTGACGAGGCCATATTTGAAGATGCGTGTGCACACCTGGGCGAGTTCTTAGATCAGTATTGGCGCGACCTGCACCCAGATGACCCTGAAGAGCTCCGTAAGATGATCATCAATGGGGCCGACTTTCCGGACAGACCCAACCCTCTAATCTCTAGCATGTCCGGACGGCACAAGTCGGCGTATGATCGCAGACAGAGCGTCGCACCTCCGCGGGCACCGGACCCAGAGAGAGTACTCGCCTTACAG CCCGCCACAGCAGCAAGACAGAGCGTGTCGAGTAACGAAAGCGGACCCGCAAACAAGAACTCGATTCGCCGACAGAGGCAGGGCGAGAAGGAGGTCCATGGCATGGCGCGTGTATCCGAAGCTCGAGGCCTTATGCCAGGTAACCAATACGCGGGCGGTGAAATCCCCCCTGAGTACCAAGGCTACGAGGACGAAGCACAGTATGGGTACGATCAGTCCTATTGCGCTGAGCAGGGCTACGAACAGGGCTTTGACTACGCAGCAGAAAACCCATACGGATCGCCCATGGCTCTGCAAGACTACAGTAGCACGGGTCAGTACGATCCTAACCAGTACGGGGCCGAAATATACGAGGGGCAATATCAGGAGGGCGGGGACTATCAGTATAATGCCGAGCTCGGGTACCAGCAGGATTACAGCCCCGAGTATGACAGTCAGCAGTATGGGCAGGAGCCCCAGTACGGCTACCAGGCAGACAGTAGCGGGCCACTCCAGGGAGGGCTCCCGTACCACGCCCAGGGGTATGGGTCATACGACGAGAGGTACCCGGTCGCCGACGGGGGATATTACTGA
- the LOC5508591 gene encoding voltage-dependent L-type calcium channel subunit beta-1 isoform X4, translating into MTTGNYKNMQSSISSSSEFSIPPYEVVPATRPIIVLGPSLRGYEVTDLMHKALYNYLKKRFAGKINIYKTHADIGLSKRSSKSNPNEKERFNLVKSGGQRVTAEVQREVERIYELTKSLNLVVIDSEAINHPSQLTDCSLAPVVVYIKMPPDILQKLIKLRGRNRKNMGVQVVGTQKLTQCNDEMFDLILDEAIFEDACAHLGEFLDQYWRDLHPDDPEELRKMIINGADFPDRPNPLISSMSGRHKSAYDRRQSVAPPRAPDPERVLALQPATAARQSVSSNESGPANKNSIRRQRQGEKEVHGMARVSEARGLMPGNQYAGGEIPPEYQGYEDEAQYGYDQSYCAEQGYEQGFDYAAENPYGSPMALQDYSSTGQYDPNQYGAEIYEGQYQEGGDYQYNAELGYQQDYSPEYDSQQYGQEPQYGYQADSSGPLQGGLPYHAQGYGSYDERYPVADGGYY; encoded by the exons ATGACAACGGGAAACTACAAAAATATGCAG AGCTCTATCAGCTCTTCGAGTGAATTCTCCATACCTCCCTATGAAGTTGTCCCTGCCACGAGGCCAATTATCGTCCTAGGGCCATCCCTCCGTGGCTATGAG GTAACGGATCTAATGCACAAGGCCCTCTACAATTACCTCAAAAAAAGATTCGCGGGAAA AATCAATATCTACAAGACCCATGCAGACATCGGTCTATCGAAAAGGTCCTCAAAGTCAAATCCGAATGAGAAAGAGCGGTTTAACCTGGTAAAGAGTGGAGGCCAGCGGGTGACAG CTGAAGTCCAGAGGGAAGTAGAGAGGATCTATGAGCTGACCAAGAGCCTTAATCTGGTGGTGATTGACAGTGAAGCCATCAACCATCCGTCCCAGCTGACCGACTGCTCGCTGGCTCCCGTTGTAGTGTACATCAAGATGCCCCCAGACATCCTACAGAAATTGATCAAACTGAGGGGACGCAACCGCAAAAACATGGGCGTCCAGGTGGTCGGCACGCAAAAGCTCACGCAGTGCAACGAC GAGATGTTTGACCTGATTCTTGACGAGGCCATATTTGAAGATGCGTGTGCACACCTGGGCGAGTTCTTAGATCAGTATTGGCGCGACCTGCACCCAGATGACCCTGAAGAGCTCCGTAAGATGATCATCAATGGGGCCGACTTTCCGGACAGACCCAACCCTCTAATCTCTAGCATGTCCGGACGGCACAAGTCGGCGTATGATCGCAGACAGAGCGTCGCACCTCCGCGGGCACCGGACCCAGAGAGAGTACTCGCCTTACAG CCCGCCACAGCAGCAAGACAGAGCGTGTCGAGTAACGAAAGCGGACCCGCAAACAAGAACTCGATTCGCCGACAGAGGCAGGGCGAGAAGGAGGTCCATGGCATGGCGCGTGTATCCGAAGCTCGAGGCCTTATGCCAGGTAACCAATACGCGGGCGGTGAAATCCCCCCTGAGTACCAAGGCTACGAGGACGAAGCACAGTATGGGTACGATCAGTCCTATTGCGCTGAGCAGGGCTACGAACAGGGCTTTGACTACGCAGCAGAAAACCCATACGGATCGCCCATGGCTCTGCAAGACTACAGTAGCACGGGTCAGTACGATCCTAACCAGTACGGGGCCGAAATATACGAGGGGCAATATCAGGAGGGCGGGGACTATCAGTATAATGCCGAGCTCGGGTACCAGCAGGATTACAGCCCCGAGTATGACAGTCAGCAGTATGGGCAGGAGCCCCAGTACGGCTACCAGGCAGACAGTAGCGGGCCACTCCAGGGAGGGCTCCCGTACCACGCCCAGGGGTATGGGTCATACGACGAGAGGTACCCGGTCGCCGACGGGGGATATTACTGA
- the LOC5508591 gene encoding voltage-dependent L-type calcium channel subunit beta-1 isoform X3: MLSSLGEILFVEKDRKLIESSISSSSEFSIPPYEVVPATRPIIVLGPSLRGYEVTDLMHKALYNYLKKRFAGKINIYKTHADIGLSKRSSKSNPNEKERFNLVKSGGQRVTAEVQREVERIYELTKSLNLVVIDSEAINHPSQLTDCSLAPVVVYIKMPPDILQKLIKLRGRNRKNMGVQVVGTQKLTQCNDEMFDLILDEAIFEDACAHLGEFLDQYWRDLHPDDPEELRKMIINGADFPDRPNPLISSMSGRHKSAYDRRQSVAPPRAPDPERVLALQPATAARQSVSSNESGPANKNSIRRQRQGEKEVHGMARVSEARGLMPGNQYAGGEIPPEYQGYEDEAQYGYDQSYCAEQGYEQGFDYAAENPYGSPMALQDYSSTGQYDPNQYGAEIYEGQYQEGGDYQYNAELGYQQDYSPEYDSQQYGQEPQYGYQADSSGPLQGGLPYHAQGYGSYDERYPVADGGYY, encoded by the exons AGCTCTATCAGCTCTTCGAGTGAATTCTCCATACCTCCCTATGAAGTTGTCCCTGCCACGAGGCCAATTATCGTCCTAGGGCCATCCCTCCGTGGCTATGAG GTAACGGATCTAATGCACAAGGCCCTCTACAATTACCTCAAAAAAAGATTCGCGGGAAA AATCAATATCTACAAGACCCATGCAGACATCGGTCTATCGAAAAGGTCCTCAAAGTCAAATCCGAATGAGAAAGAGCGGTTTAACCTGGTAAAGAGTGGAGGCCAGCGGGTGACAG CTGAAGTCCAGAGGGAAGTAGAGAGGATCTATGAGCTGACCAAGAGCCTTAATCTGGTGGTGATTGACAGTGAAGCCATCAACCATCCGTCCCAGCTGACCGACTGCTCGCTGGCTCCCGTTGTAGTGTACATCAAGATGCCCCCAGACATCCTACAGAAATTGATCAAACTGAGGGGACGCAACCGCAAAAACATGGGCGTCCAGGTGGTCGGCACGCAAAAGCTCACGCAGTGCAACGAC GAGATGTTTGACCTGATTCTTGACGAGGCCATATTTGAAGATGCGTGTGCACACCTGGGCGAGTTCTTAGATCAGTATTGGCGCGACCTGCACCCAGATGACCCTGAAGAGCTCCGTAAGATGATCATCAATGGGGCCGACTTTCCGGACAGACCCAACCCTCTAATCTCTAGCATGTCCGGACGGCACAAGTCGGCGTATGATCGCAGACAGAGCGTCGCACCTCCGCGGGCACCGGACCCAGAGAGAGTACTCGCCTTACAG CCCGCCACAGCAGCAAGACAGAGCGTGTCGAGTAACGAAAGCGGACCCGCAAACAAGAACTCGATTCGCCGACAGAGGCAGGGCGAGAAGGAGGTCCATGGCATGGCGCGTGTATCCGAAGCTCGAGGCCTTATGCCAGGTAACCAATACGCGGGCGGTGAAATCCCCCCTGAGTACCAAGGCTACGAGGACGAAGCACAGTATGGGTACGATCAGTCCTATTGCGCTGAGCAGGGCTACGAACAGGGCTTTGACTACGCAGCAGAAAACCCATACGGATCGCCCATGGCTCTGCAAGACTACAGTAGCACGGGTCAGTACGATCCTAACCAGTACGGGGCCGAAATATACGAGGGGCAATATCAGGAGGGCGGGGACTATCAGTATAATGCCGAGCTCGGGTACCAGCAGGATTACAGCCCCGAGTATGACAGTCAGCAGTATGGGCAGGAGCCCCAGTACGGCTACCAGGCAGACAGTAGCGGGCCACTCCAGGGAGGGCTCCCGTACCACGCCCAGGGGTATGGGTCATACGACGAGAGGTACCCGGTCGCCGACGGGGGATATTACTGA
- the LOC5508591 gene encoding voltage-dependent L-type calcium channel subunit beta-1 isoform X2 — MLSMTAQAFGVESFTDQAGQKRSLIRSSISSSSEFSIPPYEVVPATRPIIVLGPSLRGYEVTDLMHKALYNYLKKRFAGKINIYKTHADIGLSKRSSKSNPNEKERFNLVKSGGQRVTAEVQREVERIYELTKSLNLVVIDSEAINHPSQLTDCSLAPVVVYIKMPPDILQKLIKLRGRNRKNMGVQVVGTQKLTQCNDEMFDLILDEAIFEDACAHLGEFLDQYWRDLHPDDPEELRKMIINGADFPDRPNPLISSMSGRHKSAYDRRQSVAPPRAPDPERVLALQPATAARQSVSSNESGPANKNSIRRQRQGEKEVHGMARVSEARGLMPGNQYAGGEIPPEYQGYEDEAQYGYDQSYCAEQGYEQGFDYAAENPYGSPMALQDYSSTGQYDPNQYGAEIYEGQYQEGGDYQYNAELGYQQDYSPEYDSQQYGQEPQYGYQADSSGPLQGGLPYHAQGYGSYDERYPVADGGYY, encoded by the exons AGCTCTATCAGCTCTTCGAGTGAATTCTCCATACCTCCCTATGAAGTTGTCCCTGCCACGAGGCCAATTATCGTCCTAGGGCCATCCCTCCGTGGCTATGAG GTAACGGATCTAATGCACAAGGCCCTCTACAATTACCTCAAAAAAAGATTCGCGGGAAA AATCAATATCTACAAGACCCATGCAGACATCGGTCTATCGAAAAGGTCCTCAAAGTCAAATCCGAATGAGAAAGAGCGGTTTAACCTGGTAAAGAGTGGAGGCCAGCGGGTGACAG CTGAAGTCCAGAGGGAAGTAGAGAGGATCTATGAGCTGACCAAGAGCCTTAATCTGGTGGTGATTGACAGTGAAGCCATCAACCATCCGTCCCAGCTGACCGACTGCTCGCTGGCTCCCGTTGTAGTGTACATCAAGATGCCCCCAGACATCCTACAGAAATTGATCAAACTGAGGGGACGCAACCGCAAAAACATGGGCGTCCAGGTGGTCGGCACGCAAAAGCTCACGCAGTGCAACGAC GAGATGTTTGACCTGATTCTTGACGAGGCCATATTTGAAGATGCGTGTGCACACCTGGGCGAGTTCTTAGATCAGTATTGGCGCGACCTGCACCCAGATGACCCTGAAGAGCTCCGTAAGATGATCATCAATGGGGCCGACTTTCCGGACAGACCCAACCCTCTAATCTCTAGCATGTCCGGACGGCACAAGTCGGCGTATGATCGCAGACAGAGCGTCGCACCTCCGCGGGCACCGGACCCAGAGAGAGTACTCGCCTTACAG CCCGCCACAGCAGCAAGACAGAGCGTGTCGAGTAACGAAAGCGGACCCGCAAACAAGAACTCGATTCGCCGACAGAGGCAGGGCGAGAAGGAGGTCCATGGCATGGCGCGTGTATCCGAAGCTCGAGGCCTTATGCCAGGTAACCAATACGCGGGCGGTGAAATCCCCCCTGAGTACCAAGGCTACGAGGACGAAGCACAGTATGGGTACGATCAGTCCTATTGCGCTGAGCAGGGCTACGAACAGGGCTTTGACTACGCAGCAGAAAACCCATACGGATCGCCCATGGCTCTGCAAGACTACAGTAGCACGGGTCAGTACGATCCTAACCAGTACGGGGCCGAAATATACGAGGGGCAATATCAGGAGGGCGGGGACTATCAGTATAATGCCGAGCTCGGGTACCAGCAGGATTACAGCCCCGAGTATGACAGTCAGCAGTATGGGCAGGAGCCCCAGTACGGCTACCAGGCAGACAGTAGCGGGCCACTCCAGGGAGGGCTCCCGTACCACGCCCAGGGGTATGGGTCATACGACGAGAGGTACCCGGTCGCCGACGGGGGATATTACTGA